One Stigmatopora argus isolate UIUO_Sarg chromosome 20, RoL_Sarg_1.0, whole genome shotgun sequence genomic region harbors:
- the LOC144065874 gene encoding uncharacterized protein LOC144065874, which translates to MASPSEFTCGKRAATFHEENSIFCKIMHAKVVLHRLEGFREYLGPDGKESAGLKKELKLPQIEGEEPEFSQQQMRVERLPIKKEEDDVTWSLGEFLKREEDLGVTSRGAEPAHTLTLPQIKEEEPEFPQQQMRDERLPIKEEDDVTWSLGEFLKREEDLGVTSRGAEPAHTLTLTQIKEEEPEFPQQQIKKEEEDVTVSTGEPCKSEDDLGVAGRGAETPNGTSAEGQADNLIAPLSESEDLLYDNEGLKDGKLWKCSQCGKIFGKKSTLKRHMRSHTGVKPLCTMCGKTFTHKGNLNSHARTHTGENTFSCSVCGKAVFHKQVLQIHTRTHTGEKPFSCSVCGQGFTDEGNLKRHTRTHTGEKPFSCSVCGQGFTDEGNLKRHTRTHTGEKPFSCSVCGQGFTDEGNLKRHTRTHTGEKPFSCSVCGQGFTDEGNLKRHIRTHTGEKPFSCSVCGKRFTEKGSLKIHTRTHTGEKPFSCSVCGQGFTDEGNLKRHIRTHTGEKPFSCSLCGQTFTQKTHLNRHARTHTGEKPFSCSVCGQTFTQKTHLNRHARTHTGEKPFSCSVCGQTFTQKGSLNSHARTHTGEKPFSCSVCGKRFTEKGSLKIHTRTHAGENPFSCSVCGQRFTQKRDLDSHARTHTGENTFSCSVCGQRFTQKGILKKHTKIHTGEKPFSCSVCGQRFTQKGLLKTHTRTHTGEKPFSCSVCGKTFTEKGNLKKHTRIHTGEKTFSCSVCGKRFTEKGTLKKHTRTHTGEKPFSCSVCGQRFTHKQNLKEHLLTHTGEQCFPAQSVATDSLQQPN; encoded by the exons atggcgtctccatcagaatttacgtgtgggaaaagagcagcaacgttccacgaggaaaactcgatattttgcaaaataatgcatgcaaaagttgtccttcacagactagaag gtttcagagaatatcttggtcctgatgggaaagagtctgctggccttaaaaaggaactcaaGCTCCCCCAAAtcgaaggggaggagccagagttctctcaacaacaaatgagagtcgagcgacttccaatcaagaaggaggaagatgatgtcacctggtcacttggtgaattcctgaagagggaagaggatctgggcgtgaccagcagaggggcggagcctgcacacaccttaaccttaccccaaattaaagaggaggagccagagttccctcaacaacaaatgagagacgagcgacttccaatcaaggaggaagatgatgtcacctggtcacttggtgaattcctgaagagagaagaggatctgggtgtgaccagcagaggggcagagcctgcacacaccttaacattaacccaaattaaagaggaggagccagagttccctcaacagcaaatcaaaaaggaggaagaagatgtcaccgtgtcaactggtgagccttgcaagagtgaagatgatctgggcgtggccgggagaggggcggagactccgaacggcacctcagcagaagggcaagcagacaatttaattgctccgttatcagaaagcgaagacttgctttatgacaatgaaggtcttaaggacggcaaactctggaaatgctctcagtgtggaaaaatctttgggaaaaagtctactttgaaaagacatatgaggagccacaccggGGTGAAACCCTTATGTACAAtgtgtggtaaaacatttacacacaagggaaacttaaatagtcatgcaagaacacacacaggtgaaaatacattttcgtgttcagtttgcggtaaagccgtttttcataagcaagttttacaaatacacacaagaacccacactggtgaaaaaccattctcgtgttcagtttgtggtcaaggattcacagacgagggaaacttaaaaaggcacacaagaacccacactggtgaaaaaccattctcgtgttcagtttgtggtcaaggattcacagacgagggaaacttaaaaaggcacacaagaacccacactggtgaaaaaccattctcgtgttcagtttgtggtcaaggattcacagacgagggaaacttaaaaaggcacacaagaacccacactggtgaaaaaccattctcgtgttcagtttgtggtcaaggattcacagacgagggaaacttaaaaaggcacataagaacccacacaggtgaaaaaccattttcgtgttcagtttgcggtaaaagatttacagagaaaggaagcttaaaaatacacacaagaacccacactggtgaaaaaccattctcgtgttcagtttgtggtcaaggattcacagacgagggaaacttaaaaaggcacataagaacccacacaggtgaaaaaccattttcgtgttcactttgtggtcaaacattcacacagaagacaCACTTAAatcgtcatgcaagaacacacacaggtgaaaaaccattttcgtgttcagtttgtggtcaaacattcacacagaagacaCACTTAAatcgtcatgcaagaacacacacaggtgaaaaaccattttcgtgttcagtttgtggtcaaacattcacacagaagggaagcttaaatagtcatgcaagaacacacacaggtgaaaaaccattttcgtgttcagtttgcggtaaaagatttacagagaaaggaagcttaaaaatacacacaagaacacacgcGGGTGAAAacccattttcgtgttcagtttgtggtcaaagattcacacagaaaagAGACTTggatagtcatgcaagaacacacacgggtgaaaatacattttcgtgttcagtttgtggtcaaagatttacacagaagggaatcttaaaaaaacacacaaaaatccatactggtgaaaaaccattttcgtgttcagtttgtggtcaaagatttacacagaagggactcttaaaaacgcacacaagaacccacactggtgaaaaaccattttcgtgttcagtttgtggtaaaacatttacagagaagggaaacttaaaaaagcacacaagaatccacactggtgaaaaaacattttcgtgttcagtttgtggtaaaagatttacagagaagggaaccttaaaaaagcacacaagaacccacactggtgaaaaaccattttcgtgttcagtttgtggtcaaagatttacacacaagcaaaacttaaaagaacacttattaacccacacaggagaacaatgttttcctgctcagtctgtggccacagattcgctacaacagcctaattaa